ATCGGGACGAGCCCAGGTGGGCCCACAAACCTTAACCTCCGTCAGTTTTGACGGAGGTTTTTTTATGGCTAAAAATTGGCCGATATGCTTACCTCAAACTAAAGATTTACGCGTTTCGCTTTCCTGAATACACCTGACCTGATTGCTCCACTATACCTGTCATGGCTAGCCTGGCTAACCATCTGCACGACAAGATTCCGGTATTCTTCGTGCCTCAGAAACCGGAACAACGTTCTTTCCGCTCCGTCATCCGGCTTTGTACAAGCACAGCGACGGACAAATACCGGAATCTCCAACCCCTTCCTGGAGTTGCCTGTAAAACCCTAAATCGCCATCTCAAGCCGACATGATGAGTCTGAACCTGTCATGGTGAGCTCCGTCGAACCATCAGACAGGTTCATGAGAGATGCTTTTCCTTCGGAAAACAAGACCGCAATGTGATTGCCACCGCCTGGGAATGACGTCCTTTCCCGTACAGACAACAAGCTGCTATTCAACAGATAAAAGCCGACCTACACCTATGGATAACAAAAAAGCCATTTCGATTCTCGAAATGGCTTTTTTAAAGTTGCATAGGTGATTCAGTCAATCACACACAAACTCGAATTTAAAACTAAGATGTAGCTGGCGCTTTTCGGCACCTAATTACAGCTATGCCACAGCGCCTATACTACCACTACTCAAGTATAATTCTGTGCATGCTTACATGACCTGACTGATCCAATAGTTCGATCATATAAACACCCGCTTTGAGATCTGTCAAATCAACCTGAGCACTGGTATGGGTCATCACCAACCTGCCAGAAGCATCAAATATTTTCACTCGCTCCACACCTACTCCTTTGATGTTCAGTATCCCTTTTGTCGGGTTTGGATAGACCACAAGATCGGCGTGACCAACTCCACCCAAGGTCAAGGGCTCCTCTACGTCAATCAAACTAACCGTGATCACAGCTGATGAAGTCAAAGTGCCGTCAGACACCTCCAAGGTCAATATGAAAGCGGGCTGAATCTCAAAATCCAACTGAGAGGCATCGGCCACAGTCAACTCTACACCATTGCTAATGGTAAAAGCCCCTGAAGAATTCCCATCCGTAATGGAGATTGTCAAGGCGTCAGAATCCGGATCAGAGACCTCCAACACCCCTACTAAGGTCCCACTCGCTGATTCCTCTTCTACAGTAAAAGTGGCCGCTACGATAGCCGGCGCTTCATTTACATCCACCACGCTGATGGTCACGTTACCCACAGTGGATAAATCACCATCAGATATGGTCACACTCAGTGCGAACTCCTGATTGATTTCATAGTCAATAGCATCAGCTGCAGCTACTGTAATTACCCCATCTATGCTCATGCTAAAAACATCACCCGCATTGCCGGAAGTGATGACATATTCCAACACATCACCCTCTGGATCATTGGCAGCTAATGTACCTACCACCGCACCTACAGGAGAATTCTCGTCAACTGTAAAGGTTTGATCAGGCAATGAAGGTGCCTGATTACCATCGTCAGTCACGGTGATGGTGACGTCCACGGATCCGCTATTGCTACCATCCGAAGCCTCCACTCCTATTAAGAACTCTGGCCGGGTTTCAAAATCCAGGGCAGCCGCATTATTTACGGTCAACTCTCCATCGCTACCAATTGCAAAAGCGTCATCCGAATTTCCCGAGGTGATCGCCCAGGTCAAGGCTTCATTTTCAGGATCAAAAGCTGATATAAGTCCCAAAGAGGTACCGACTGTTGCATTTTCAGCTACGGTGAAGGTCCCTGCAGAGAGTACAGGCACTTCGTTCACATCGACCAGCTCAATGGTGATCAATGCGGTTACCTCTGAAGCTCCGTCACTTACAGACACTTCCAGCTCAAACACCGGAATCGTTTCAAAATCCAGAACTGATCCGTCCAACACACTGATACTCCCGGTAGACTCGTCAATTTCGAATGCCCCGAGATCATTGCCAGCCAGGATGGAAAAGAGCATAGGGTCACTTTCCGGGTCGGTAGCCACCACATCTCCTACCACAGTTTCTGCCGGACTATTTTCATCAAGCGTAAAAGTCTGATCTGCTATTTGAGGAGTTTGATTTGAAGGCGTAACGGTCAAAGTAAAAGTGGAACTGGCTGTATTGTGCACAGCCTGACCATCATCTGCTGTAACGGTGAACTCCTGAGTACCAAACCCATCCGCAACACTGGTGATCGTGACGGTACCAGTTGCAGCATCTATGGCCACATTTGCAAACGCAACTGAAGCCGGGGCTATGGAATAGGTCACTGTTTGCTCCACTTCATTCGCCGGCACCGGACCTGGAGTTACGGTCACCACCTCTGTACTTGTGAAATCCTGGTCAACATTTACATCTCCTGATAGCGAAAACACAGGTGCATCGTTGACAGAGGTAACCTCTATGGTCATGGTAGACGAACTAACGCCAAAGGTGCTTGCATCACCCACTGTGAAGTCAAAAGTATCTTCACCTGCAAAGTCTGCTCCACCGAAGTACTCCAATAGCTCTATGTCAGCCACAGCTATCTCCTGATCAATTGAAACCAATTGTCCTTCTAGTGTCAACTCCCCATAAGTCGGTAACAGATTGATCTGAAGACGACTAAAAGTAGAGCCATTTTGGCTGGAATAATTAAAGTCATCAGCCACAAAAGTCAATATTGAATCCTCCTCCACAGACAAGGTATTGTCCTGAGAGATTGGCCCATTGGAGATGGTAAACATCCTTCGCTCGGCAATACTCCATTTTCCCAGATCATCCTTCACCCGTATGGAAAGCAAATAATCCCCTTCTACTAAAGCACCAAGTCCTATTTCCAGCTGCGCTTCAATAGAAGCACCATTCGCACCCAACTCCAGCGCAGTAGCCTGCCCCACTCCTGGATCATCACCAATAAAATATTCTGCACTTACGATCAGCTCAGAAGTGTTCGCTCCGGAAGTTTGCGGCATGATGTACAGGGTACGGGCAAATGGAATCCCCCAGACGCCCAGATGGTCTTTTACCCTGACCATCAACTGATGAAATCCCGCTGACAAAGAAGAAACATCAATGGTTGCCACCAAATCCAGACTGTCGCTGGCAGTGACGTCAACGCTCGTACCATTGCCAATACCCGGGTCATTGTCAAAAAAGTACTCCACAGCAGTCACCGTGCCAGTAGTAGCCCCGGGAGCCTCCGCTAGATCCATGATATAAAAAGTCCGATTGATGTAACAGCTCCACCGACCTAGACCATCCCGGGTCCTCACCATTAGCTGATGAAACCCTGCAGACAATGAGGATAAGTCTATTTGCTCAATAATCTCCACAGAGTCCGAGGGGGTAAACGAAATAGAAGTGCCATTGCCAACGCCCGGATCGGTATCAAAAAAGTATTCAACATACTGTAGCTGGACATCAGCGGCTACCTCGGAAGCAACAGAAATCAAGGACTGCTTGGTTAGCGCTCTTGAACGATTGGAGGCATCAGTCACGGTCAAACGTACTGTATAGCTACCTGGCTGAGTGTAAGTGTGGCTCGGGTTGGCTGAAGTAGAAGTAGCTCCATCTCCAAAACTCCAGGCATAATTCGCAATGCTGGCGTCAGCCGTGGACGCACTACTTGAAAAAGCAACATCCAATGAGCCTGTTCCCGAATTAGCATCCACCGAAAAATCCGGAAATAGCACTTCACTATACAATGCATCCACTTCTTCAGCACTGATCGCCCGGTTGTAGATTCGGATATCATCTATGGCCCCTTCAAAGGGATATCCCACGGTGATGGCTCCAGAACCCAATGCAGGTTGGTTCGCAGATTGCTCCGATTTCAGTTCGCCATTTAAATAAGCACTCAGGGTAGTTCCATCATATGTCAAAGTAGCCATTTGATAAATCCCTGGCTTGCCACTATTGGTGGTAAAAGAAGTTGTATTTCCGCTCCCATCTGCAGTGGTGAATTTCAACCCCTCATTGACGACTGAAATGGTATACAAAGTACCCGCATTGATCATGGTACCCAGATCCAAAACTCCTGAATCATCATCAAAACCATCGACGATGTTATACCAGAAGGAAATGGTAAAAGATGAGCTTCGTAAGGCCGCATCTGAAGAGGTGTAGGCCGGGGTGACACTACTTCCATCAGATCCTTTTGAAAATCTGCGGGTATTGAAAAGTCCAAACCTGTCGGAAATTTCATAATTGTTAGTTCCACTGGCGTAAATGCCATCGTATCCGTTTCCTGAGGCGTCAGTCATGTCGCCTTCCATTTTGTAATAGGCCGTCAGACCATTGCTAAGATCAACCTGCCCGTAGGCGTTTTGACCGATTATTACAAATAGGAGCGTCAGAAAACCTAGTTTTCTAATAACTTTCATCACTATATCGCTTTAAGTAATTACTGATTATTGGAAACTCTGGCTTTCAAATCTATTTCTATAGAACTGCCCTCTGGCACTGCTGCCGAACGAATGTTAAAATCAGTTATTTTAGGAATCCTGCTCTCAGTCACAATCACATTGGGTACATCTCCGGCACTTGGAAACGGGTATGGACCACCAAAAATCCCCATTTCGGTACCGTCAGATCCTGTGCCCTTACATGGCGAATCCTCCGCCAGTCTGTAGTCATAGCTGAAATCCAATGCGAATTCAGGTACATCCACAAATTTAGGATTCACATTCTCAAGGTTATTGCCAGTGCTATTGGTTCCATAATCGAAGGTTTCACCCCCCTCGCTGGTCAGTACCAGGTTGTGCGTGAGCGCCACATTGCTGGCACCTCCTGTAGCTCTCCCCCAAAGAATATTATTGCTGAAGACAATACCACTCGCCTGGTTGGTAATGCCTACACCACTAAAAAACACATCATAGACCTGATCACTTCCTATAAAGAGATTGTTGATGAAAATCTGAGATCCTTTGACCCGTGCCACGCCACCGGTGAAAATATTATTGGCCACAAGCAGGTTACTACCAAATGGGTAATCCCCATATACACTGTTGTAGTTGGGTGCATAACCTATGTTATCTAGTATGTTATTGTAAATCTTGATGTTGCTAAAATAGCTGAGGTGAACCGACTCACATCTATTTCTGGTAAATGTCACATTGGTGAGGGTGTTGCTTTCAGTGCCTTCAAAGCCAACAGAGATGTATCGGTAGTTTCCACCGGCCGTTGTTACCACTCCATTTACATAAAAGCCTTCAATATGCGATCCGGATGCATTCAGATCCAAGGCGGGATTCTCATTTTTAATGACCATGTGGTTTACTTTGGTGGTAAAACCAAACTGGGCATCTTCTGTAGACTGGTAGCCAGCCCCGATCAACACCAGCTTCTTGTTCAAGGTAAACCCATCATAGGTAGTTTCAGAACCTGCAACTATTATGGTATCACCCACGGTAGCATCATCGATGGCTACCTGAATACTTGAATACAGAGCGCCTGAGTTTTCATTATTATCCACGGTGATCACTGTGGCCAAGGAGGTAAAAAAGCCAATCAGAACGAAGCTAATGGCTAAAGAATATTTGAATAGTTGAATGGATCGAATGTGTTGAGCTAAATACATGTAAAATGGTTTAATGGTACGAATATGTTCGGGCAAACAAAATCAAATAAGTGGTTAATATCAATACCTTAAATTCGGTATAGCACTCAATATTTTGCCAAGAGGAAAATTAAAATTCGAGGGGTCGGCCTTAGTTGACTCAGACCGGAGTTTCCATTCATCATCAATAAGGGAAGCATTGTCTTACGCTTCGACGGAGCTCAGGCTAATAATGCAAAAACGTAACGTTTCTATCATGACCTAGCCTGAGGAGGCGGCCTCCATGCCTGACGGGTTTTGAAAGGCTGTCGGGTATAGCTGAGAGTTAGATCTTACTGGTAGGTTTTGCATCCGAAGGATTATGAAAGATATCGGTCTCGTCTCAGCTGTGAGCAGTTGCGTGGTTTAGTACTTAACCAGCTCATGGAGGGATTAGACAGCCTTCTTTACAGTGGCTTTATTCAATAATTAGCTTGATAGAGGACTTCAAGACTCATTTTTGGCACGTATTCGGGGTTCCCGGCTATCATAAGTTCACTTGAGTATTTTAACTCCCAGCACAAGTCTACCGATCATGTTTAGATTTTGGAGGGGTTGTGCAACAGCTACGTTTGTTGTATGCCGTTTTTTTACCAGCTCAAATTCAAATAAATCAGGAAAACGTCAAACAAATTTTA
This Marinoscillum sp. 108 DNA region includes the following protein-coding sequences:
- a CDS encoding cadherin domain-containing protein, with the translated sequence MKVIRKLGFLTLLFVIIGQNAYGQVDLSNGLTAYYKMEGDMTDASGNGYDGIYASGTNNYEISDRFGLFNTRRFSKGSDGSSVTPAYTSSDAALRSSSFTISFWYNIVDGFDDDSGVLDLGTMINAGTLYTISVVNEGLKFTTADGSGNTTSFTTNSGKPGIYQMATLTYDGTTLSAYLNGELKSEQSANQPALGSGAITVGYPFEGAIDDIRIYNRAISAEEVDALYSEVLFPDFSVDANSGTGSLDVAFSSSASTADASIANYAWSFGDGATSTSANPSHTYTQPGSYTVRLTVTDASNRSRALTKQSLISVASEVAADVQLQYVEYFFDTDPGVGNGTSISFTPSDSVEIIEQIDLSSLSAGFHQLMVRTRDGLGRWSCYINRTFYIMDLAEAPGATTGTVTAVEYFFDNDPGIGNGTSVDVTASDSLDLVATIDVSSLSAGFHQLMVRVKDHLGVWGIPFARTLYIMPQTSGANTSELIVSAEYFIGDDPGVGQATALELGANGASIEAQLEIGLGALVEGDYLLSIRVKDDLGKWSIAERRMFTISNGPISQDNTLSVEEDSILTFVADDFNYSSQNGSTFSRLQINLLPTYGELTLEGQLVSIDQEIAVADIELLEYFGGADFAGEDTFDFTVGDASTFGVSSSTMTIEVTSVNDAPVFSLSGDVNVDQDFTSTEVVTVTPGPVPANEVEQTVTYSIAPASVAFANVAIDAATGTVTITSVADGFGTQEFTVTADDGQAVHNTASSTFTLTVTPSNQTPQIADQTFTLDENSPAETVVGDVVATDPESDPMLFSILAGNDLGAFEIDESTGSISVLDGSVLDFETIPVFELEVSVSDGASEVTALITIELVDVNEVPVLSAGTFTVAENATVGTSLGLISAFDPENEALTWAITSGNSDDAFAIGSDGELTVNNAAALDFETRPEFLIGVEASDGSNSGSVDVTITVTDDGNQAPSLPDQTFTVDENSPVGAVVGTLAANDPEGDVLEYVITSGNAGDVFSMSIDGVITVAAADAIDYEINQEFALSVTISDGDLSTVGNVTISVVDVNEAPAIVAATFTVEEESASGTLVGVLEVSDPDSDALTISITDGNSSGAFTISNGVELTVADASQLDFEIQPAFILTLEVSDGTLTSSAVITVSLIDVEEPLTLGGVGHADLVVYPNPTKGILNIKGVGVERVKIFDASGRLVMTHTSAQVDLTDLKAGVYMIELLDQSGHVSMHRIILE